Proteins from one Sarcophilus harrisii chromosome 2, mSarHar1.11, whole genome shotgun sequence genomic window:
- the OXA1L gene encoding mitochondrial inner membrane protein OXA1L, with amino-acid sequence MAARRMCGNPELLRLFRPQRQFHSISLHSHRLHGPHWKQPSGPRLFPAKQRWKGSAFVCKLGPGPRCLSTSTALLAESQVQTSPILPATPSPTSVTEVVPAGAADVVQAATEQSLSDLGLGGYTPVGLVQNFLEFVHVDLGLPWWGAIVTCTVVARCLIFPLIVRGQRETIKLNNHLPKMQKLSTRMNEAKLSGDRMEFFRVASELQLYQKKHNINPLKGFIVPLAQAPVFLSFFIGLREMSSLPVPSMQNGGLLWFQDLTVADPTYALPLIVTASMWAILELGAETGVNNASLRMMKNFFRVLPLVVLPFTINFPTAVFTYWFSSNLFSLVQVAFLQIPAVRIWLRIPKRIPPEPGQVFLQDGFIKTIKKSWKNAQAIHQLKERERRMRDQLQLAARGPLRQTFAHNPLLQPEGKQPPTNTTTTSSSKPKTQKPWRDTLG; translated from the exons ATGGCGGCGCGACGGATGTGTGGGAACCCGGAGCTTCTGCGCCTGTTTCGGCCTCAGCGCCAG TTCCACAGCATCTCCTTGCATTCACACCGGCTTCATGGACCACACTGGAAACAACCGTCTGGCCCGCGCCTCTTCCCAGCCAAACAAAGGTGGAAAGGGTCTGCCTTTGTCTGCAAGCTCGGCCCCGGCCCAAGGTGCCTCAGTACCTCCACCGCCCTGCTCGCCGAAAGCCAG GTGCAGACCTCTCCCATTCTCCCTGCAACTCCTTCCCCAACATCAGTGACAGAGGTGGTTCCAGCTGGAGCTGCTGATGTAGTCCAGGCTGCCACAGAGCAGAGCCTCAGTGACCTGGGACTAGGAGGCTACACTCCCGTGGGGCTGGTGCAGAACTTTCTGGAGTTTGTCCATGTTGACCTGGGCTTGCCATGGTGGGGAGCCATTGTTACAT GCACTGTTGTAGCAAGATGCCTCATTTTCCCCCTCATTGTGAGAGGCCAACGGGAGACGATAAAGCTCAATAACCACTTGCCAAAAATGCAGAAACTTTCCACTCGGATGAACGAGGCCAAGTTGTCGGGGGACAGAATGGAGT TTTTCAGGGTCGCTTCAGAACTGCAACTCTATCAGAAGAAACACAATATAAACCCTCTGAAAGGATTCATTGTTCCTCTAGCTCAG GCTCctgtcttcctctccttctttatTGGTCTGAGAGAGATGTCCTCTCTCCCTGTGCCCAGTATGCAGAATGGTGGGCTCTTGTGGTTCCAGGATCTCACGGTAGCAGACCCTACCTATGCACTGCCCTTGATAGTCACAGCATCGATGTGGGCAATCCTGGAG CTGGGAGCTGAAACTGGTGTCAACAATGCCAGCCTGCGCATGATGAAAAACTTCTTCCGAGTTCTGCCCCTCGTGGTCTTACCCTTCACCATCAATTTCCCCACG gCAGTGTTCACGTACTGGTTCTCCTCCAACCTCTTCTCACTGGTCCAGGTGGCCTTCCTTCAGATCCCAGCCGTGCGTATCTGGCTGCGCATCCCAAAGCGGATCCCCCCTGAGCCAGGCCAGGTGTTTTTGCAGGACGGCTTCATTAAGACCATCAAAAAAA GCTGGAAAAATGCCCAGGCAATACACCAATTAAAGGAGCGGGAGCGCCGAATGCGGGACCAGCTGCAGCTGGCAGCTCGAG GCCCCTTACGACAGACCTTTGCCCACAACCCCCTGCTACAGCCTGAGGGAAAACAGCCTCCTaccaacaccaccaccaccagcagcAGCAAACCAAAGACACAGAAGCCCTGGAGGGATACTCTTGGATGA